From Eptesicus fuscus isolate TK198812 chromosome 22, DD_ASM_mEF_20220401, whole genome shotgun sequence, a single genomic window includes:
- the LOC103297531 gene encoding sodium/potassium-transporting ATPase subunit alpha-2 encodes MGRGAGRESSPAATTAENGGGKKKQKERELDELKKEVAMDDHKLSLDELGRKYQVDLSKGLTNQRAQDILARDGPNALTPPPTTPEWVKFCRQLFGGFSILLWIGAILCFLAYGIQAAMEDEPSNDNLYLGVVLAAVVIVTGCFSYYQEAKSSKIMDSFKNMVPQQALVVREGEKMQINAEEVVVGDLVEVKGGDRVPADLRIISSHGCKVDNSSLTGESEPQTRSPEFTHENPLETRNICFFSTNCVEGTARGIVIATGDRTVMGRIATLASGLEVGRTPIAMEIEHFIQLITGVAVFLGISFFVLSLILGYSWLEAVIFLIGIIVANVPEGLLATVTVCLTLTAKRMARKNCLVKNLEAVETLGSTSTICSDKTGTLTQNRMTVAHMWFDNQIHEADTTEDQSGATFDKRSATWTALSRIAGLCNRAVFKGGQENISVSKRDTAGDASESALLKCIELSCGSVRKMRDRNPKVAEIPFNSTNKYQLSIHEREDSPQSHVLVMKGAPERILDRCSSILVQGKEIPLDKEMQDAFQNAYMELGGLGERVLGFCQLNLPSGKFPRGFKFDTEELNFPTEKLCFVGLMSMIDPPRAAVPDAVGKCRSAGIKVIMVTGDHPITAKAIAKGVGIISEGNETVEDIAARLNIPVSQVNPREAKACVVHGSDLKDMTSEQLDEILRNHTEIVFARTSPQQKLIIVEGCQRQGAIVAVTGDGVNDSPALKKADIGIAMGISGSDVSKQAADMILLDDNFASIVTGVEEGRLIFDNLKKSIAYTLTSNIPEITPFLFFIIVNIPLPLGTVTILCIDLGTDMVPAISLAYEAAESDIMKRQPRNPQTDKLVNERLISMAYGQIGMIQALGGFFTYFVILAENGFLPSRLLGIRLDWDDRSTNDLEDSYGQEWTYEQRKVVEFTCHTAFFASIVVVQWADLIICKTRRNSVFQQGMKNKILIFGLLEETALAAFLSYCPGMGVALRMYPLKVTWWFCAVPYSLLIFIYDEVRKLILRRYPGGWVEKETYY; translated from the exons ATGGGCCGTGGG gcCGGACGCGAGTCCTCGCCTGCAGCCACCACTGCAGAGAATGGAGGCGGCAAGAAGAAGCAGAAGGAGAGGGAGCTGGACGAGCTGAAAAAGGAGGTGGCCATG GATGACCACAAGCTGTCCTTGGATGAGCTGGGCCGCAAGTACCAAGTGGACCTGTCCaag GGCCTCACCAACCAGCGGGCCCAGGACATTCTGGCCCGGGATGGGCCCAacgccctcaccccgcccccaacAACCCCTGAGTGGGTCAAGTTCTGTCGCCAGCTTTTCGGGGGCTTCTCCATCCTCCTGTGGATTGGGGCCATCCTCTGCTTCCTGGCCTATGGCATCCAGGCTGCCATGGAAGATGAACCATCCAACGACAAT CTATATCTGGGCGTGGTGCTGGCAGCCGTGGTCATCGTCACTGGCTGCTTCTCCTACTACCAAGAGGCCAAGAGCTCCAAGATCATGGATTCCTTCAAGAACATGGTCCCGCAG CAAGCCCTCGTAGTGCGGGAGGGTGAGAAGATGCAGATCAACgcggaggaggtggtggtgggcgACCTGGTGGAGGTGAAGGGTGGAGACCGTGTACCTGCTGACCTCCGGATCATCTCTTCTCACGGCTGTAAG GTGGACAACTCATCCCTAACTGGGGAGTCAGAGCCCCAGACCCGCTCCCCTGAGTTTACCCATGAGAACCCCCTGGAGACCCGCAATATCTGTTTCTTCTCTACCAACTGTGTGGAAG GCACTGCCAGAGGCATCGTGATTGCCACCGGTGACCGGACGGTGATGGGCCGCATAGCCACCCTGGCCTCGGGCCTGGAGGTTGGGCGGACCCCTATTGCCATGGAGATTGAGCACTTCATCCAGCTGATCACAGGGGTGGCTGTGTTTCTGGGCATCTCCTTCTTTGTGCTGTCCCTCATCCTGGGCTACAGCTGGCTGGAGGCAGTCATCTTCCTCATCGGCATCATCGTGGCCAACGTGCCTGAGGGGCTGCTGGCCACCGTCACT GTGTGCCTGACGCTGACAGCCAAGCGCATGGCGAGGAAGAACTGCCTGGTGAAGAACCTGGAGGCGGTGGAGACGCTGGGCTCCACCTCCACCATCTGCTCTGACAAGACGGGCACCCTCACCCAGAACCGCATGACCGTCGCCCATATGTGGTTCGACAACCAGATTCATGAGGCTGACACCACCGAAGACCAGTCTG GGGCCACATTTGACAAGCGATCCGCGACGTGGACGGCCCTGTCTCGGATTGCTGGCCTCTGCAACCGTGCCGTCTTCAAGGGCGGGCAGGAGAACATCTCTGTGTCTAAG CGCGACACAGCTGGTGACGCCTCTGAGTCAGCTCTGCTCAAGTGCATTGAGCTGTCCTGCGGCTCTGTGAGGAAGATGAGGGACAGGAACCCCAAGGTGGCGGAGATTCCTTTCAACTCCACCAACAAGTACCAG CTGTCCATCCACGAGCGAGAGGACAGCCCCCAGAGCCACGTGCTGGTGATGAAGGGGGCCCCGGAGCGCATCCTGGATCGGTGCTCCTCCATCCTGGTGCAGGGCAAGGAGATCCCGCTGGACAAGGAGATGCAAGACGCCTTTCAGAACGCCTACATGGAGCTGGGAGGACTTGGCGAGCGAGTGCTGG GGTTCTGTCAACTGAATCTGCCCTCCGGAAAGTTTCCTCGTGGCTTCAAATTCGACACAGAGGAACTGAACTTTCCCACGGAGAAGCTCTGCTTCGTGGGGCTCATGTCCATGATCGACCCTCCCCGGGCTGCTGTGCCTGACGCTGTGGGCAAGTGTCGGAGTGCAGGCATCAAG GTGATCATGGTGACCGGGGACCACCCAATCACAGCCAAGGCCATTGCCAAAGGCGTGGGCATCATATCGGAGGGCAATGAAACTGTGGAGGACATTGCAGCCCGGCTCAACATCCCCGTCAGTCAAGTCAACCCCAG AGAGGCCAAGGCGTGTGTGGTGCACGGCTCTGACCTGAAGGACATGACGTCGGAGCAGCTGGACGAGATCCTCAGGAACCACACGGAGATCGTCTTCGCGCGCACGTCCCCGCAGCAGAAGCTCATCATCGTGGAGGGCTGCCAGCGGCAG GGAGCCATCGTGGCGGTGACGGGCGACGGGGTGAACGACTCCCCGGCGCTGAAGAAGGCGGACATCGGCATAGCCATGGGCATCTCGGGCTCCGACGTCTCCAAGCAGGCGGCCGACATGATCCTGCTGGACGACAACTTTGCCTCCATCGTCACGGGCGTGGAGGAGG GCCGCCTCATCTTTGACAACCTGAAGAAATCCATCGCCTACACCCTGACCAGCAACATCCCTGAGATCACGCCCTTCCTGTTCTTCATCATTGTCAACATCCCCCTGCCGCTGGGCACCGTCACCATCCTCTGCATCGACCTGGGCACGGACATG GTCCCCGCCATCTCCTTGGCCTACGAGGCCGCGGAGAGTGACATCATGAAGCGGCAGCCGCGGAACCCGCAGACCGACAAGCTGGTGAACGAGAGGCTCATCAGCATGGCCTACGGACAGATCG GGATGATCCAGGCACTGGGCGGCTTCTTCACCTACTTCGTGATCCTGGCTGAGAACGGCTTCCTGCCGTCACGGCTGCTGGGGATCCGCCTCGACTGGGATGACCGGTCCACGAATGACCTGGAGGACAGCTACGGGCAGGAGTGG ACCTACGAGCAGCGGAAGGTGGTGGAGTTCACCTGCCACACGGCCTTCTTCGCCAGCATCGTGGTCGTGCAGTGGGCCGACCTCATCATCTGCAAGACCCGCCGCAACTCGGTCTTCCAGCAGGGCATGAA GAACAAGATTTTGATTTTTGGGCTCCTGGAGGAGACAGCGCTGGCTGCCTTTCTATCCTACTGCCCAGGCATGGGTGTGGCCCTCCGTATGTACCCGCTCAA GGTCACCTGGTGGTTCTGTGCCGTCCCCTACAGCCTCCTCATCTTCATCTATGATGAGGTCCGGAAGCTCATCCTGAGGCGATACCCCGGTG GCTGGGTGGAAAAGGAGACGTACTACTGA